The DNA sequence TTCTCGCTGCCCTACCTGTGGCCGCTGGTGCCGTTCAACCGCCGGGCGCTCTCCCGCCTGCTTTTCCGCTACCCCATTCCTTCGGTGCGAAAGCACCGAGCGCCCCGAGCCGAGCAGGACCAGAACCCCTCCTGACTTCCGCCCCCCTGTGGTACCATCGGAGCAGCCGCCGGACACACCGCCGGCCGGCACGCGGCAGGGGGGTCGACCATTGGGGCTGCCGTTCGAAGTCGCCGTCAACGAGGCCGGGCACCTGGCTCCCGGCGGCTGCGACGCGCTGGAGCTGGCCGGATCCTACGGGACGCCCCTTTACATCGTCGATGAAGAGGCCGTTCGTAGGGCGTGCCGCCGCTACCGCAACGCGCTGGCGGGGCTCGAGGCAGGCGGCATGGCGGCGTATGCCGCGAAGGCCTTCTGGGTGGGGGGCATGGCAGCCCTGGTCGCCGAAGAGGGCCTCGGGGCCGATGTTTCCTCGGAGGCCGAGTTGAGGCTGGCTCTCCGGGCGGGGCTCGACCCGGGCAAGCTGATCCTGCACGGCAACAACAAGAGCCGCCACGAGATGGAGCTCGCCGTCCGCCTGGGCGTGGGCCGCGTGGTCTTGGACAGCCTGTGGGAGCTCGAACAATGGGAGCAGGTGGGCGCCGCTGCAGGCCGGCGCGTCAGGGTGCTGCTGCGCCTGTTGCCTGGCGTGAGGGCCGGGGCGCACGGATCCATCCAGACGGGCCACGGCGATTCGAAGTTCGGCATCCCCATTGAGGACGGGCAGGCCGAACAGGCGGTCGAACGGTGCATGAAAAGCCGTTGGCTCGAGTTCCGGGGCTACCACGTTCACATTGGCTCCCAGATCCTGGCGATCGAGCCTTACCGGCAGGCGGCCTCGGTGGTGGCGGAGTTCGCCGCCCGGATGGCGAGCGGGACGGGTGCGGTCTGCCGGGAAATCGACATGGGAGGGGGCCTAGGGGCGCGATACACCGATTCCGACAGGCCACCCTCCATCGAGAGCCTGGTCGAGGCCATTGCCTCCACCCTGCAAGCGGCGCTTGCCCGGGCCGGGCTTCCCATGCCGTTTCTCATCCTGGAACCCGGCCGCTCCGTCGTCGCCGAGGCGGGGACAACCCTCTACCGGATGGGGGCCATCAAGCGCCTGGCGGCCGGCCAGCTGGTCGCCGCCGTCGACGGGGGCATGAGCGACAACCCCCGGGTGGCGCTCTACCAGGCGCGCTACACGGCCGTGCTGGCTCGCTCTCCGTACGGGGTGAAAGGTGAACCCGTGCAGATCGTCGGGCGCCTGTGCGAGTCGGGGGACATCCTGGTCGAGCGCGCCGAACTCCCGCCGTTCGAAAGTGGCGAGGTCCTGGCCGTGCTGACCACGGGGGCCTACCACCACTCCATGGCCTCCAACTATAACGGGCTTCCCAGACCGCCCGTGGTGGCCGTCCGCAACGGACAGGCCCGGCTGTGGGTGCGCCGGGAGGCGTTCGAGGACATGATCGCCACCGACGTGGTGCTCGCCGCCGGGCCGGACGGATCGCCCGCAGGTGGGACCGGGTGAGATCCGACTTCGCCGGCGCGCTCGCAGGCGAGACGCTCCGCCTGGTCGAGGCGGTGGAGGCGGTCGCCCGGGACCTCGGCGCGGCGGCCTATGTGGTGGGCGGGGCGGTCCGGGACTGGCTTCTGGGAATGCGTGCCATCCGCGAGGTCGACGTCGCCGTGGTGGGCGAAGCGGATGAGGTCGCGCGGGAGCTGGCGCGCCGCGTCGGGGGAGCCCTGGTCGTCTTCGAGCGCTTCGGGACGGCCCGCGTGGCGGCGTTCGGCACGTACGTGGACATTGCCCGCGCCCGCTCCGAGAGCTACGCAAGGCCGGGGGCGTTGCCTCTGCCCCGTGCAGCGGGCGCCATCGACGAAGACCTGTCCCGCCGGGATTTCACCATCAACGCGATAGCCGTGCCGCTCAGCGGGGATGCGCGCCGTCTGGTCGACCCGTGGGGCGGGCAGGCCGACCTGCAAAACCGGCGCCTGCGGGCGCTTCACGCCGGCTCGTTCGTGGACGATCCCACCCGACTTTTCCGGGGGGTGCGGCTCGCCGTGCGGCTCGGGCTGGAGGTCGACCCCGAGACAGCCCGGTGGATGCAAGCCGCTCTCGATCGGCGCGCCGTGGATACGGTGAGCGCCGAGCGGAGGGGGCAGGAGGTGCGCCGGGCCCTGTCGGAGTCGCCGGCGCTGCCCGTTGCCCGTGCTTTTCAGGCATGGGGCCTGTGGGATGCGGCGTGCCCCGGCTGGGAGCTTCGCCCGGAGGCCGAGCCGGTGCTTGACACCATCGACGGTCACGAAAAGGTGATGGCGGATCTTCTCGGACGGGTGCAGCGGCGGGAGGCGGACGGGATCTGGAACGTCCGGCTGATGGCTGTGGCCATGCCATGGCTGGGCAACCGGCGCGAACGGGCCGAACGCCGGGCGCTTCTCCTCGCCCGGCGTCTGGGGCTCACACGGGCCTTGAGGCTGAGCCTCCTGCGGGCCGGGGCCGTTCGGGACGCCCGCCGCAGGCTCAGGCGCGTGAGCCGTCCCAGCACGGCCCACCGGGCGCTTAGGGCACTTTCGCCCGTGCAACTCGTCTACCTGGCGGCGTGCGGGGGTGGCCCGGGAAGCCCGGACTATAATTGGGTGGAGTGGTTTGTCAACGCCGGCCGGCATGTTCGCCCTGCCCTGACAGGCACGGACCTGGCCGTTTTGGGTTGCCCGCCGGGGCCCGCCGTGGGCCGGCTTCAGGAGGCGCTTCTGGCAGCCGTGCTCGATGGGAAGGCCCGAGGGCGGGAAGAGGAGAAGGCTTGGGTTCTGCGGCGCATGAGGGCGTTGGCCGCCCGGGCTCGGCGTGGTGTTGAGGTGGGGAACGAAAGATGCTGAGGTATGCTCGCTTCGACCCAATGTTCCTGGTGCTGTGGACGCTGGCCATCGTGCCGGCCATTGTCCTGCACGAGTTTGCTCACGCGCTGGTGGCCTACCGCCTGGGAGATCCGACTCCCCGGTACGACGGGAGGCTCTCGCTCAACCCCCGGGCCCACCTGGATCCGATAGGGGCGCTGATGCTGTTCCTGTTCGGGTTCGGTTGGGCGCGGCCGGTCAACGTCAACCCCGCTTACTTCCGCAACGGACGGCGCGGGATGATGCTGGTCGCGCTGGCGGGGCCGCTGGCCAATGTGACCCTGGCATGGCTTGCGAGCCTGCTCCTGCAGGTGATGGCCGGCCTCGGGGCAGGCGGCGCGCTCTTTTCCGACCTGTCAGCCGCGGTACGGCAGTTTCTGAGCCTCAGCCTCCAGATCAACCTGCTCCTGGCAGCGTTCAACCTGATTCCCATCCCGCCGCTGGACGGCTCCCGAATCCTGGCCGGGCTCGTGCCGACAAGGCAGGCGGTGGCCATCGCCCGCCTGGAGTCGTACGGGCCACTGCTCCTTGTCCTGCTCATCATGAGCGGGGTTACGCAGGTGCTGCTCGAGCCGATCTACCGCCTGTTGTGGATGCTGATCGGTGCCGGAAGGCTGTGAGCCCGTGAGCGAGACCCGGCGTGACCCCGTGCCGGACGGAGCCGGCGGCGATGGAAGCCCTCCGCCCTGGCGGGCGACCCTCGACCGCCTGGCCGAAGTGTGGCGTGCGCTCCACTCCGGCCAGCAGGACCCCCTCGAGGTGCGCCTCGAGCCGGTGGTAGCCGAGACCCTGCGAGCCTTCGGGCCGCCGCCCGAGGACTTCGAAAGACAGGAGGCGTGGCTTGGGGGTGCTGCCGATGCCCTGCGGATTCTCGCCGAACTGGCGGCGGCCAAGGCGCAGCGCCTGGCGCCGCTCCCGCAGTCGGAGTCCTCACAACAGGGTGAGGCCACAGCCCCCGGCGTGGAAGAGGAGGCTGTGAGCGGCGAGGAAGGCCCGGATGGCTCGCTCGAGGAACTGGCGCTGCGGGCCGAGACCTACAAGCGCTTCCGCGAGGCTGCCCGCGTGCTCGAGGAGCAGGCGGAGGCGTGGAGCCGCCACCAGCCTCGCCAGGCGCCTTCGGCGCTGCTTGAGACGCTGCAGAAGATGCTGGGGCCGTGGCCCGGGGAGGCTCCCCAGGTGAGCCCGGACCTGCTGGTGGAAGCCCTCGCTCGGCTCTTGCGGCGAAGCCGTCTTGCCGATCAGGCCCGAC is a window from the Bacillota bacterium genome containing:
- the lysA gene encoding diaminopimelate decarboxylase encodes the protein MGLPFEVAVNEAGHLAPGGCDALELAGSYGTPLYIVDEEAVRRACRRYRNALAGLEAGGMAAYAAKAFWVGGMAALVAEEGLGADVSSEAELRLALRAGLDPGKLILHGNNKSRHEMELAVRLGVGRVVLDSLWELEQWEQVGAAAGRRVRVLLRLLPGVRAGAHGSIQTGHGDSKFGIPIEDGQAEQAVERCMKSRWLEFRGYHVHIGSQILAIEPYRQAASVVAEFAARMASGTGAVCREIDMGGGLGARYTDSDRPPSIESLVEAIASTLQAALARAGLPMPFLILEPGRSVVAEAGTTLYRMGAIKRLAAGQLVAAVDGGMSDNPRVALYQARYTAVLARSPYGVKGEPVQIVGRLCESGDILVERAELPPFESGEVLAVLTTGAYHHSMASNYNGLPRPPVVAVRNGQARLWVRREAFEDMIATDVVLAAGPDGSPAGGTG
- a CDS encoding site-2 protease family protein, with amino-acid sequence MLRYARFDPMFLVLWTLAIVPAIVLHEFAHALVAYRLGDPTPRYDGRLSLNPRAHLDPIGALMLFLFGFGWARPVNVNPAYFRNGRRGMMLVALAGPLANVTLAWLASLLLQVMAGLGAGGALFSDLSAAVRQFLSLSLQINLLLAAFNLIPIPPLDGSRILAGLVPTRQAVAIARLESYGPLLLVLLIMSGVTQVLLEPIYRLLWMLIGAGRL